One Cotesia glomerata isolate CgM1 linkage group LG8, MPM_Cglom_v2.3, whole genome shotgun sequence genomic window carries:
- the LOC123270481 gene encoding basic salivary proline-rich protein 3-like, whose translation MMKANGTNNGCSRLSTPLAATTTLEDPGTPASWKGPPAGSEASPYTPNSVNQSGPSYNTSGPGGNPGGFQGPSPFPGGAGSPAGGPGYQGPPPGSGTPQYTASPAPSGSSTPGPGPQSNPGFPPPQNNSGPYNGPGPSPFGSPSGPPQFVGRPGSSGPPFVPPGGNPHFPSPGQFSGPQYGMPPGSPFGPGHPMGPMGPGHPMMGPGGPVDRMDQG comes from the exons ATGATGAAGGCAAATGGTACCAATAATG gtTGTAGCCGTTTGAGTACACCATTAGCAGCTACAACCACACTGGAGGACCCAGGAACACCAGCTTCGTGGAAGGGCCCGCCAGCAGGCTCTGAGGCGTCCCCCTACACTCCGAACTCGGTAAATCAGAGCGGTCCAAGCTACAACACTTCGGGCCCCGGAGGAAACCCTGGAGGATTTCAGGGTCCGAGTCCTTTCCCCGGTGGCGCTGGCAGCCCTGCCGGTGGGCCTGGGTACCAAGGCCCTCCACCAGGTTCCGGAACTCCTCAGTACACGGCCTCACCAGCACCAAGTGGCTCTTCCACGCCGGGGCCTGGTCCGCAGTCGAACCCGGGATTTCCTCCACCACAAAACAACTCTGGGCCTTACAATGGACCTGGACCCAGTCCGTTCGGCTCGCCTTCGGGTCCACCTCAATTCGTCGGGAGACCTGGCTCTTCTGGGCCTCCGTTTGTTCCGCCAGGAGGTAACCCTCACTTTCCTTCACCTGGACAGTTCTCGGGACCGCAGTACGGAATGCCACCTGGGAGCCCTTTTGGGCCAGGACATCCCATGGGACCTATGGGACCTGGACACCCGATGATGGGCCCAGGTGGTCCTGTCGATCGTATGGATCAAGGGTaa